A region of Streptomyces sp. NBC_01267 DNA encodes the following proteins:
- the ruvB gene encoding Holliday junction branch migration DNA helicase RuvB has protein sequence MLPPQNEWDESAPDAEDRLVGASADGEDQAVEAALRPKDLEEFVGQEKVRQQLDLVLRAARQRGATADHVLLSGAPGLGKTTLSMIIAAEMGAPIRITSGPAIQHAGDLAAILSSLQEGEVLFLDEIHRMSRPAEEMLYMAMEDFRVDVIVGKGPGATAIPLELPPFTLVGATTRAGLLPPPLRDRFGFTGHMEFYEPAELERVIHRSARLLDVEIDEKGAAEIAGRSRGTPRIANRLLRRVRDYAQVKTDGVITREVAGAALAVYEVDARGLDRLDRAVLQALLKLFGGGPVGLSTLAVAVGEERETVEEVAEPFLVREGLLARTPRGRVATPAAWAHLGLVPPQGTAGNSVGKGQAGLFGA, from the coding sequence ATGCTGCCGCCTCAGAACGAGTGGGACGAGTCCGCTCCCGATGCCGAAGACCGTCTGGTGGGTGCCTCCGCCGACGGCGAGGATCAGGCGGTCGAAGCCGCGCTCCGTCCCAAGGATCTCGAAGAGTTCGTGGGCCAGGAAAAGGTCAGACAGCAGCTCGACCTCGTCCTCCGGGCGGCCAGGCAGCGTGGTGCGACCGCCGACCACGTCCTGCTCTCCGGCGCTCCCGGCCTCGGGAAGACCACTCTTTCGATGATCATCGCAGCCGAGATGGGCGCCCCGATCCGCATCACATCGGGCCCCGCGATCCAGCACGCGGGAGATCTCGCCGCGATCCTCTCGTCCCTCCAGGAGGGCGAGGTGCTCTTCCTCGACGAGATCCACCGGATGTCCAGGCCCGCCGAGGAAATGCTCTACATGGCGATGGAGGACTTCCGGGTCGACGTCATCGTCGGCAAGGGCCCGGGAGCCACCGCCATCCCGCTGGAGCTGCCGCCCTTCACCCTCGTCGGCGCCACCACCAGGGCCGGACTGCTGCCGCCCCCGCTGCGCGACCGCTTCGGCTTCACCGGACACATGGAGTTCTACGAACCCGCCGAGCTGGAACGGGTCATCCACCGCTCCGCGCGTCTGCTGGACGTCGAGATCGACGAGAAGGGCGCGGCGGAGATCGCCGGACGCTCCCGGGGCACCCCGCGTATCGCCAACCGGCTGCTGCGCCGCGTCCGCGACTACGCCCAGGTCAAGACTGACGGAGTGATCACCCGGGAGGTGGCAGGCGCGGCCCTCGCGGTGTACGAGGTTGACGCCAGGGGGCTGGACCGTCTCGACCGGGCGGTACTCCAGGCCCTGCTCAAACTGTTCGGGGGCGGGCCTGTGGGACTTTCCACACTCGCCGTCGCCGTCGGGGAGGAGCGCGAGACGGTCGAGGAGGTCGCTGAACCCTTCCTCGTACGCGAAGGACTGCTCGCCCGCACCCCTCGGGGCCGTGTTGCCACGCCTGCGGCCTGGGCGCACCTCGGGCTGGTGCCACCACAGGGTACTGCGGGCAATTCCGTAGGAAAGGGACAAGCGGGCCTGTTCGGGGCGTGA
- the secD gene encoding protein translocase subunit SecD, with amino-acid sequence MAAPNKGRRQTGAQGKPGRSLALILIAMVALVGGMFWSKQVTPRLGIDLAGGTSITLKAQSQPGKPNAINQKNMDTAVSIIERRVNGLGVSEAEVQTQGKDHIIVNIPKGTNEKQARQQVGTTAQLYFRPVVTVAAGTPTSTKPSATPSPKASSTAKDKTGSKATPSSTATPQGRAVTDALKAGPTPSASTPAAPQATPTPSAADTAAAAKLEKQFAALDCTTKAGRAKAGGENVKPTDPTVACSDQGDAKYILGPAAVDGTDVDGAKAVIDQQRGQWIVQMDFTGKGSKKFQTITSKLSQQQSPQNQFAIALDGQVVSAPSVSSTLSGSAEISGSFTQQSAQDLANVLSYGALPLSFKEETVTTVTAALGGEQLQAGLIAGAIGLALVIVYLIAYYRGLAFIAILSLLVSAILTYTLMALLGKGIGFALNLPAVCGAIVAIGITADSFIVYFERIRDEIREGRTLRPAVERAWPRARRTILVSDFVSFLAAAVLYIVTVGKVQGFAFTLGLTTLLDVAVVFLFTKPVMTLLARKKFFASGHPWSGLDPKRLGAKPPLRRSRSTVSASVSSSASTDSKEA; translated from the coding sequence GTGGCAGCACCCAACAAGGGCCGAAGGCAGACGGGAGCTCAGGGCAAGCCCGGGCGTTCCCTGGCCCTGATCCTGATCGCCATGGTTGCGCTCGTCGGCGGGATGTTCTGGTCGAAGCAGGTCACGCCGCGTCTCGGTATCGACCTCGCCGGCGGTACGAGCATCACGCTCAAGGCCCAGAGCCAGCCCGGCAAGCCCAACGCGATCAACCAGAAGAACATGGACACGGCGGTCAGCATCATCGAGCGCCGGGTCAACGGACTCGGTGTCTCGGAGGCCGAGGTCCAGACCCAGGGCAAAGACCACATCATCGTCAACATCCCCAAGGGGACGAACGAGAAGCAGGCCAGGCAGCAGGTCGGTACCACCGCCCAGCTGTACTTCCGGCCGGTGGTGACGGTCGCCGCGGGGACACCGACGTCGACCAAGCCCTCTGCCACTCCCTCGCCGAAGGCGTCATCGACCGCCAAGGACAAGACGGGCTCGAAGGCCACTCCGTCCTCGACGGCGACTCCCCAGGGCCGTGCGGTCACCGACGCGCTCAAGGCCGGGCCCACCCCGTCCGCCTCCACCCCGGCCGCTCCGCAGGCCACGCCCACCCCGTCGGCCGCCGACACCGCAGCCGCCGCCAAGCTGGAGAAGCAGTTCGCGGCGCTCGACTGCACCACCAAGGCGGGCCGCGCGAAGGCCGGCGGCGAAAACGTCAAGCCCACCGACCCGACCGTGGCCTGCAGCGACCAGGGTGACGCGAAGTACATCCTCGGCCCGGCCGCCGTGGACGGCACCGACGTCGACGGCGCGAAGGCCGTCATCGACCAGCAGCGCGGCCAGTGGATCGTCCAGATGGACTTCACGGGCAAGGGCTCGAAGAAGTTCCAGACGATCACCAGCAAGCTCTCGCAGCAGCAGTCCCCGCAGAACCAGTTCGCGATCGCGCTGGACGGGCAGGTCGTGTCGGCCCCCAGCGTCAGCTCTACGCTCAGCGGCAGCGCCGAGATCTCCGGCAGCTTCACCCAGCAGTCCGCCCAGGACCTCGCCAACGTGCTCTCCTACGGCGCGCTTCCGCTCTCCTTCAAGGAGGAGACGGTCACGACCGTGACGGCGGCGCTCGGTGGCGAGCAGCTCCAGGCGGGCCTCATCGCCGGTGCCATCGGCCTGGCGCTGGTCATCGTCTACCTGATCGCGTACTACCGCGGTCTCGCGTTCATCGCGATCCTCAGCCTGCTGGTCTCCGCGATCCTGACCTACACACTCATGGCACTGCTCGGCAAGGGCATCGGCTTCGCCCTCAACCTGCCCGCGGTGTGTGGTGCGATCGTTGCGATCGGTATCACCGCGGACTCGTTCATCGTCTACTTCGAACGGATCCGCGACGAGATCCGGGAGGGCCGCACACTCCGGCCGGCCGTCGAGCGCGCCTGGCCGCGTGCCCGGCGCACCATCCTGGTCTCCGACTTCGTGTCGTTCCTGGCCGCCGCCGTGCTGTACATCGTGACGGTCGGCAAGGTCCAGGGCTTCGCCTTCACCCTCGGCTTGACCACGCTGCTCGACGTCGCTGTGGTGTTCCTGTTCACCAAGCCGGTGATGACGCTGCTGGCCCGCAAGAAGTTCTTCGCGAGCGGCCACCCCTGGTCCGGCCTCGATCCGAAGCGACTGGGGGCCAAACCTCCGCTACGCCGCTCCCGCAGTACCGTGTCCGCTTCTGTTTCCTCCTCCGCTTCCACCGACTCGAAGGAGGCGTGA
- the yajC gene encoding preprotein translocase subunit YajC yields the protein MSLVTLLPFIVLIGAMFLMTRSAKRKQQAAASMRNEMQPGTGVRTIGGMYATVKEIHDDSVLLEIAPGVHAVYGKNAIGAVLEDEEYNRIVHGDTPVVPDDASSLTGLDESADEKVDLGKHEASDDAAEDDAADVKPDVKSDDKADGEGETK from the coding sequence GTGAGTCTCGTGACCCTCCTCCCCTTCATCGTGCTCATCGGGGCCATGTTCCTGATGACCCGGTCTGCCAAGCGCAAGCAGCAGGCGGCCGCATCGATGCGTAATGAGATGCAGCCCGGCACCGGCGTCCGGACGATCGGGGGCATGTACGCCACCGTCAAGGAGATCCACGACGACTCGGTCCTCCTGGAGATCGCGCCCGGCGTCCACGCCGTCTACGGCAAGAACGCGATCGGAGCCGTCCTCGAGGACGAGGAGTACAACCGCATCGTCCACGGTGACACCCCCGTCGTTCCCGACGACGCCTCCTCGCTGACCGGGCTCGACGAGTCCGCGGACGAGAAGGTCGACCTCGGCAAGCACGAGGCGTCGGACGATGCCGCCGAGGACGACGCGGCCGACGTCAAGCCCGACGTCAAGTCCGACGACAAGGCTGATGGCGAGGGCGAAACGAAGTAG
- the ruvA gene encoding Holliday junction branch migration protein RuvA produces the protein MIAFVSGPVAALAPTTAVLEVGGVGMAVQCTPNTLSALRIGQQAKLATSLVVREDSLTLYGFADDDERQVFELLQTASGVGPRLAQAMLAVHSPDALRLAVSTGDEKSLTAVPGIGKKGAQKLLLELKDRLGAPLGTGAHLAAQRSAPGPAPWSEQLHAALVGLGYAPRDAEDAVAAVTPQAEATAEPQVGVLLKAALQTLNRAR, from the coding sequence ATGATCGCTTTCGTTTCCGGCCCGGTGGCCGCTCTGGCCCCGACCACCGCCGTCCTGGAGGTCGGCGGTGTCGGCATGGCCGTCCAGTGCACACCGAACACGCTCTCCGCCCTGCGTATCGGCCAGCAGGCGAAGCTCGCCACCTCCCTCGTCGTCCGGGAGGACTCGCTCACGCTCTACGGCTTCGCCGACGACGACGAACGCCAGGTCTTCGAGCTCCTCCAGACCGCGAGCGGCGTCGGCCCCCGGCTCGCGCAGGCCATGCTCGCCGTGCACTCGCCCGACGCCCTGCGGCTCGCGGTCTCCACCGGCGACGAGAAGTCCCTGACCGCCGTGCCCGGCATCGGCAAGAAGGGCGCGCAGAAGCTGCTCCTGGAGCTCAAGGACCGTCTCGGCGCCCCCCTCGGCACCGGCGCGCACCTCGCCGCGCAGCGCTCGGCCCCCGGCCCCGCGCCCTGGAGCGAGCAACTGCACGCGGCGCTGGTCGGCCTCGGTTACGCGCCCCGCGATGCCGAGGACGCCGTCGCCGCCGTCACACCGCAGGCCGAGGCCACCGCCGAGCCCCAGGTCGGCGTGCTCCTCAAGGCCGCCCTGCAGACCCTCAACCGCGCCCGCTGA